One window of the Salminus brasiliensis chromosome 1, fSalBra1.hap2, whole genome shotgun sequence genome contains the following:
- the LOC140572291 gene encoding uncharacterized protein translates to MASSTVKFTWCACRNYKIQSKDTHDRCLLCLGIQHAKEAVLEYGKCPHCAKMDWSTCIKRLTKVQEVIHQETQQRKNEAAQTGVQTKLETVTPPAPVMESRPMKAATAVPTTSRTETGAPTPSSSTVPVMFTILSPSPGLSEPNAGIVKGTYVSRLALQHTSDPAPSVEHANPPPMPSTSTSTSHKRRHSSRCRSCCSRHSNRGYGHRRKRSPSPSSSSSWSSSESSCESVKGKRARRESRRSNRMDRRNGRLLEMVHQKLEAQQRTMQMQWSVLERRIDVLEKKGSSAAPVPVCPNTVEISQAFSLTQVDRGEQTGLNVESMVSGSIDPSVVVKQEETAEGISCGSRSGLSLEGDGETDSLQFANDVPMQEVLASEELQNLISRAAKHLGVDFPTSPNGSDPPLPTMVPEFEDLVQITWSNPASSKPFRPIFSELYKLHECQSPAYDHMPQVNSFMSAIFQAVRPSGNKERSIPAEHWKFTEALVEKAYQTAGMLAKTANYLRYLSEYQKRLLAEMSEEQSSQRLPAVLGELKLIGQFAFQLSSHQAELSGRIMAASVAVRRQVWMAKTNYTDSLKATVADLPFVVGRSVGENAASSSCDGMCGQET, encoded by the coding sequence ATGGCAAGTTCGACTGTGAAGTTCACATGGTGTGCTTGCCGCAATTACAAAATCCAGTCCAAGGACACCCACGACAGGTGTTTGCTTTGCCTGGGCATTCAGCATGCCAAGGAGGCCGTCCTGGAGTACGGGAAATGTCCCCACTGTGCCAAGATGGACTGGAGCACCTGCATCAAGCGTCTCACGAAGGTGCAGGAGGTGATTCACCAGGAGACCCAGCAGAGGAAAAACGAAGCCGCTCAGACTGGAGTTCAGACTAAGCTGGAGACAGTGACTCCGCCTGCCCCGGTTATGGAGTCCAGGCCAATGAAGGCGGCAACAGCTGTGCCAACCACTTCACGGACCGAAACGGGAGCACCGACTCCGTCATCTTCAACCGTACCGGTGATGTTCACCATTCTCTCCCCGTCTCCGGGTCTGTCTGAGCCTAATGCCGGCATCGTAAAGGGAACGTACGTGTCCCGTTTAGCCTTGCAGCATACGTCCGACCCGGCTCCATCTGTGGAGCATGCAAATCCTCCACCGATGCCTTCCACCTCCACTTCCACGTCCCACAAAAGGCGCCATTCGTCTAGGTGTCGTTCCTGCTGCTCGAGGCACTCAAACAGGGGCTACGGACACAGGCGCAAGCGTTCCCCATCTccatcctcctcttcatcctgGAGCTCGTCTGAATCCTCCTGCGAGTCCGTCAAGGGCAAGAGGGCGCGCCGGGAATCGAGAAGGTCCAATCGGATGGACAGAAGAAACGGACGGCTGCTAGAGATGGTGCATCAGAAACTGGAAGCCCAGCAGAGGACCATGCAAATGCAGTGGAGCGTTCTGGAGAGGAGGATTGATGTTCTCGAGAAGAAAGGTTCCTCAGCAGCTCCTGTTCCGGTTTGCCCAAATACTGTGGAAATCTCTCAGGCTTTTAGCTTAACCCAGGTGGATCGAGGAGAACAGACCGGTTTAAATGTTGAGTCCATGGTGAGCGGATCCATCGACCCATCGGTCGTAGTAAAACAGGAAGAAACGGCAGAAGGTATCTCATGTGGTTCAAGGTCAGGTTTGTCACTTGAGGGCGATGGAGAAACTGATTCTCTGCAGTTTGCGAACGACGTGCCGATGCAAGAGGTTCTCGCATCCGAAGAGCTTCAGAATCTCATAAGTCGTGCAGCCAAACACTTGGGTGTCGATTTTCCTACCTCACCGAACGGCTCTGACCCACCGCTTCCAACCATGGTGCCGGAGTTTGAAGATTTAGTACAAATCACTTGGTCCAACCCAGCAAGCTCGAAACCCTTCAGGCCAATTTTCTCAGAGTTGTACAAGCTCCACGAATGCCAGTCTCCAGCTTATGACCATATGCCTCAAGTCAACAGCTTCATGTCCGCCATCTTCCAAGCGGTCAGGCCCTCAGGAAACAAGGAGCGGTCCATTCCTGCTGAACACTGGAAGTTCACCGAAGCTCTTGTGGAAAAGGCCTATCAGACCGCAGGCATGTTAGCCAAGACGGCAAACTATTTGAGATATCTGTCGGAGTACCAGAAGCGTCTGCTGGCGGAGATGTCTGAGGAACAGTCTTCTCAAAGGCTTCCTGCCGTTCTCGGCGAGCTGAAGCTCATTGGACAGTTCGCCTTCCAGCTCTCCTCGCATCAGGCGGAATTGTCTGGAAGGATCATGGCGGCGTCGGTGGCCGTTAGACGGCAAGTTTGGATGGCCAAGACCAACTATACGGATTCTCTGAAGGCAACGGTTGCTGACCTTCCGTTTGTTGTCGGACGCTCGGTCGGGGAGAACGCAGCTTCAAGCTCGTGTGACGGGATGTGCGGTCAGGAGACATGA